One region of Streptomyces capillispiralis genomic DNA includes:
- a CDS encoding UvrD-helicase domain-containing protein, translated as MTARLSLYQKAENELYKMDSSVKTKFYDFCHQFRIDPDHPSLDLKPLKGDGRIFRAKIDRSYRALLARAGVGTDGVQQWLIVAVRHRKDVYEELTVAINRITGEIEFVDLGVVGQSVLQRAGLQLTPAQDEHTAPAEPTPAPVVTQQPAAPTEPLLVGCTPADLRRLGVADALIGPALAVTTDEELDQLIAGAPRLTAEVLTGLGSGMSVDEVEREITQPASTELEPGFEDDMAAALTRTAVTTVDDDIRNVLAEGDFRAWKVYLHPTQRKIVERNYSGPGRVSGGPGTGKTIVALHRVARLAAALPPGHGKPILLTTYTKNLTADLRSRLTSLMDPALLGRVDIKHIDQLAQNVLNENTAPGAQRSLITDDRALDVLREVLFEHDEQRWDAEFLFDEWEQIVLGQSLGTRQDYFKARRAGMGRALNRPERAVVWKLLEQFALRLNGMGRETWAQAAERAARYEMERARKIQTRAERKADIGGGDLAHLDDNSSAMRYLRHRYRHIVVDEAQDLSPAHWKMLRAMVASGPDDLFIASDTHQRIYDRQVTLSTVGINIRGGRSSKLTLSYRTTQEILDQAAKVVRGGTYDDLDDGTDTLDGYHSLLHGPAPEYVACADWTDEITQLAEALKQWRADITQPTEDGTVRDPSGTMAVCVADGDMAGRVAADLETKHGITTATLTKEGPQGGGEVHIGTMHRFKGLEYQKLAVIGASDGILPRTAVVEKYETTDPKRYERELKKSRNQLFVATTRARDALRISWHGKPSPFLPL; from the coding sequence ATGACCGCACGCCTGAGCCTCTACCAGAAGGCCGAGAACGAGCTCTACAAGATGGACTCGTCGGTCAAGACGAAGTTCTACGACTTCTGCCACCAGTTCCGTATCGACCCCGATCACCCCAGCCTCGACCTCAAGCCTCTCAAGGGCGACGGCCGGATCTTCCGCGCCAAGATCGACCGTTCGTACAGGGCGTTGCTGGCCCGGGCCGGGGTCGGCACCGATGGCGTCCAGCAGTGGCTGATCGTCGCGGTCCGCCACCGCAAGGACGTCTACGAAGAACTCACCGTCGCCATCAACCGGATCACCGGCGAGATCGAGTTCGTCGACCTGGGCGTCGTCGGCCAGAGTGTCCTCCAGCGCGCGGGCCTCCAGCTCACGCCGGCCCAGGACGAGCACACTGCACCGGCCGAGCCCACGCCCGCCCCGGTCGTGACACAGCAGCCGGCAGCCCCCACCGAACCGCTCCTCGTCGGCTGCACCCCCGCGGACCTGCGGCGGCTTGGTGTCGCCGACGCTCTCATCGGCCCGGCCCTCGCCGTCACGACCGACGAGGAACTCGACCAGCTCATCGCGGGCGCCCCGCGCCTGACTGCCGAGGTCCTCACCGGCCTCGGCTCCGGTATGTCCGTCGACGAGGTCGAGCGCGAGATCACCCAGCCTGCCTCCACCGAGCTCGAACCGGGCTTCGAGGACGACATGGCGGCGGCCCTCACCCGTACCGCGGTCACCACGGTCGACGACGACATCCGCAACGTGCTGGCCGAGGGCGACTTCCGGGCCTGGAAGGTCTACCTCCACCCCACCCAGCGCAAGATCGTCGAACGGAACTACAGCGGCCCCGGCCGGGTCAGCGGCGGCCCCGGCACCGGCAAGACCATCGTCGCCCTGCACCGGGTCGCCCGCCTCGCCGCAGCCCTGCCGCCCGGCCACGGCAAGCCGATCCTGCTGACCACGTACACCAAGAACCTCACTGCCGACCTGCGCTCCCGCCTCACCTCGCTCATGGACCCGGCGCTGCTCGGTCGCGTGGACATCAAGCACATCGACCAGCTCGCCCAGAACGTCCTCAATGAGAACACCGCGCCCGGCGCACAGCGCAGCCTGATCACCGACGACCGGGCCCTGGACGTGCTGCGCGAGGTCCTATTCGAACACGACGAGCAGCGCTGGGACGCGGAATTCCTCTTCGACGAATGGGAGCAGATCGTCCTGGGCCAGTCCCTCGGCACCCGCCAGGACTACTTCAAGGCCCGTCGCGCCGGCATGGGCCGCGCCCTCAACCGCCCCGAACGCGCAGTCGTCTGGAAACTGCTCGAACAGTTCGCCCTGCGCCTCAACGGCATGGGCCGGGAGACCTGGGCCCAGGCCGCCGAGCGCGCGGCGCGGTACGAGATGGAACGCGCCCGCAAGATCCAGACGCGGGCCGAGCGCAAGGCCGACATTGGCGGCGGCGACCTGGCCCACCTCGACGACAACAGCTCCGCGATGCGCTACCTGCGTCACCGCTACCGTCACATCGTCGTCGACGAGGCCCAGGACCTCAGCCCCGCCCACTGGAAGATGCTGCGCGCCATGGTCGCCTCCGGCCCTGACGACCTGTTCATCGCCAGCGACACCCACCAGCGGATCTACGACCGGCAGGTCACCCTTTCCACCGTCGGCATCAACATCCGCGGTGGCCGCTCCTCGAAACTGACGCTGAGCTACCGCACCACCCAGGAGATCCTCGACCAGGCCGCCAAGGTCGTCCGCGGGGGCACCTACGACGACCTCGATGACGGCACGGACACCCTCGACGGCTACCACTCCCTGCTGCACGGCCCCGCCCCCGAGTACGTCGCCTGCGCAGACTGGACCGACGAGATCACCCAGCTCGCCGAGGCCCTCAAGCAGTGGCGCGCGGACATCACCCAGCCCACCGAAGACGGCACCGTACGCGACCCCAGTGGCACCATGGCCGTCTGCGTCGCCGACGGCGATATGGCCGGCCGCGTCGCAGCCGATTTGGAGACGAAGCACGGCATCACCACTGCGACCCTCACCAAGGAGGGGCCGCAAGGTGGCGGCGAGGTCCACATCGGAACGATGCACCGCTTCAAGGGACTTGAGTACCAGAAGCTCGCGGTTATCGGCGCGAGCGACGGCATCCTCCCGCGCACTGCTGTCGTCGAGAAGTACGAGACGACTGACCCCAAGCGGTACGAACGCGAACTCAAGAAGAGCCGCAACCAACTCTTCGTCGCCACCACCCGAGCCCGCGATGCGCTGCGCATCTCCTGGCACGGCAAACCTAGCCCGTTTCTACCCTTGTAG
- a CDS encoding IS5 family transposase (programmed frameshift) — protein sequence MRADLVPDDLWNRVAPLLPPPPERRHRHPGRLRVPDRTALAGVLFVLRTGVAWRDVPAETVGCSGVTAWRRLRDWTEAGVWPRLHAALLTELRRADLLDLDDCSADGSHVRALKRGDHVGPSPVDRARPGSKHHLIVDRHGTPLAVKLTGGNRHDVTQLLPLLDAVPPIRGLRGRPRHKPRRLYADRGYDFDKYRRLLWKRGIRPLIARRGVAHGSGLGKVRWVVERAFAWLHQFKRLRTRYERRADLHQGLLELACSLICLRRLRTSF from the exons GTGCGTGCTGATCTTGTTCCGGACGACCTGTGGAATCGGGTGGCCCCGTTGCTGCCACCCCCTCCCGAACGACGCCACCGGCATCCCGGGCGGTTGCGTGTTCCTGACCGGACAGCACTCGCCGGCGTCCTGTTCGTGCTGCGGACCGGCGTCGCCTGGCGAGACGTCCCGGCGGAGACTGTCGGCTGTTCCGGCGTGACGGCCTGGCGCCGGCTGCGGGACTGGACCGAGGCAGGGGTCTGGCCACGCCTGCACGCCGCCCTGCTGACTGAGCTTCGCCGCGCCGACCTGCTGGACCTGGACGACTGCTCCGCGGACGGATCACACGTCCGCGCCCTCA AAAGGGGGGACCACGTCGGCCCCTCACCCGTCGACCGCGCCCGCCCCGGCTCCAAACACCACCTGATTGTCGACCGCCACGGAACCCCACTCGCCGTGAAGCTCACTGGTGGCAACCGACACGACGTCACCCAGCTCCTGCCCCTGCTCGACGCCGTCCCGCCGATCCGGGGACTGCGGGGACGCCCGCGCCACAAACCTCGACGCCTGTACGCGGACCGGGGCTACGACTTCGACAAGTACCGCCGCCTGCTGTGGAAACGTGGCATCAGGCCCCTGATCGCCCGACGGGGTGTCGCTCATGGCTCCGGACTGGGCAAGGTGCGCTGGGTCGTCGAGCGCGCCTTCGCCTGGCTGCACCAGTTCAAACGGCTCCGCACCCGCTACGAACGGCGCGCCGATCTACATCAGGGCCTGCTCGAACTGGCCTGCAGCCTCATATGCCTCCGCCGCCTTCGGACCTCATTCTGA
- a CDS encoding serine/threonine-protein kinase — protein MPQLAFVHTFWTDYEQLEKPVRAGVRKAITKFQSLTVAELYADKGLGLSVARMARDPRMRTIRITAFWRGVLLAPDDGSETFLLLKVLPHDEALQWASTRLFSVNSAMGSLEVRDVEAMERLITSRPASHAPMTLFARFSAADLTELGIDGQTLEAIRTITDRAQFDAFQPLLPEDQREVLHYLAEGFDPAEVFQNVVAPRRPVDANPPASASLADAIAHTSDRITLFSEAGELEEIAGKPLVAPRTGELLSPSRRGERKDYACERLPLADGGQADVFKAVHKPSGKVVILKKLKDKYPPGRQVARMKREIEFGRSLIGNPHAMPILDFDPKYTWFVMPYAEATAESCREEFSDDAALRELLESLCSVLAVAHREGWIHRDIKPANVLRLNGRWVLADWGIVRRPLGQTTDPQRTRVGVFLGSEGFAAPEHYNDAHHAGPTADIYSLGQLIGWAVTGEMPLVNVPLLPKSGPWRAIVREATQRAPERRPATVSAFLDFVAQELDEPAEPVALRGEHLQRELFAGSTGAGSDLLTLAATHPDDAALYFDVLIKVPVVSIMADLLADAARAVEVVSAMATLFGSDVSHGSEELGATVKWLASIAEEAARARELDLLEACCGGAFEWIPLLDDQSGQADGFSWWTTLIGDAASSVAAMLRQHPECVTYFGHLAHDLRVDHRIRAAIAQQ, from the coding sequence TTGCCGCAGCTCGCCTTCGTGCACACCTTCTGGACCGACTACGAGCAGCTGGAGAAGCCCGTCCGGGCCGGGGTTCGCAAGGCGATCACCAAGTTCCAGTCGCTGACGGTGGCCGAGCTGTACGCGGACAAGGGGCTGGGGTTGTCCGTCGCGCGCATGGCCCGTGATCCGCGGATGAGGACGATACGCATCACGGCCTTCTGGAGGGGCGTGCTCCTCGCGCCCGACGACGGAAGTGAGACCTTTCTCCTCCTCAAGGTGCTGCCACACGACGAGGCCCTGCAGTGGGCCTCCACCCGGCTCTTCTCCGTGAACTCCGCGATGGGAAGCCTGGAGGTGCGGGACGTCGAGGCCATGGAGCGGCTGATCACTTCGCGGCCCGCCTCCCACGCTCCCATGACTCTCTTCGCTCGGTTCTCCGCCGCCGACCTCACAGAGCTGGGCATCGACGGCCAGACCCTGGAGGCCATCCGCACCATCACGGACAGGGCGCAGTTCGACGCCTTCCAGCCACTGCTTCCCGAGGACCAGCGCGAGGTGCTCCATTACCTCGCCGAGGGGTTCGATCCCGCAGAGGTCTTCCAGAACGTCGTCGCTCCCCGGCGGCCAGTAGACGCGAACCCGCCGGCTTCGGCGAGCCTCGCGGATGCCATCGCCCACACGAGCGACCGGATCACCCTTTTCTCGGAAGCCGGGGAACTGGAGGAGATCGCTGGCAAGCCGCTGGTCGCGCCACGAACCGGAGAGCTGCTCAGCCCCTCCAGACGGGGCGAGCGCAAGGACTACGCGTGTGAACGGCTACCCCTCGCCGACGGCGGCCAGGCAGACGTTTTCAAGGCGGTGCACAAGCCCAGCGGCAAGGTCGTCATCCTCAAGAAGCTTAAGGACAAGTACCCGCCCGGCCGTCAAGTTGCCCGCATGAAGCGAGAGATCGAATTCGGGCGCAGCCTGATCGGGAACCCGCACGCGATGCCGATCCTGGACTTCGATCCCAAATACACCTGGTTCGTCATGCCGTACGCGGAGGCCACCGCCGAGAGCTGCCGGGAGGAATTCTCCGATGATGCGGCCCTGCGGGAGCTGCTGGAATCCCTCTGCTCGGTCCTCGCGGTGGCGCACCGTGAGGGATGGATCCACCGGGACATCAAGCCGGCCAACGTCCTGCGTCTGAACGGCCGCTGGGTCCTGGCGGACTGGGGGATCGTGCGGCGGCCCCTGGGCCAGACGACCGATCCACAGCGCACCCGCGTGGGGGTCTTCCTCGGCTCCGAGGGTTTCGCGGCCCCTGAGCACTACAACGACGCCCACCACGCGGGCCCCACCGCTGACATCTACAGCCTGGGGCAGCTCATCGGATGGGCCGTCACGGGCGAGATGCCCCTCGTGAACGTCCCGTTGCTCCCCAAATCGGGCCCCTGGCGTGCGATCGTCCGGGAGGCGACCCAGAGGGCCCCGGAGCGACGCCCGGCCACGGTGTCCGCCTTCCTCGATTTCGTCGCGCAAGAGCTGGACGAGCCGGCGGAGCCCGTTGCGCTACGCGGCGAGCACCTCCAGCGGGAACTGTTCGCCGGGTCGACGGGTGCGGGGTCGGACCTCCTGACGCTGGCCGCTACGCATCCCGACGACGCTGCTCTCTACTTCGACGTGCTGATCAAGGTTCCCGTCGTCTCGATCATGGCGGACCTGCTGGCCGACGCCGCTCGTGCTGTAGAGGTCGTGTCCGCGATGGCGACACTCTTCGGTTCGGACGTCTCCCACGGTTCCGAGGAACTCGGCGCCACCGTCAAGTGGCTGGCCAGTATCGCCGAGGAGGCGGCCCGGGCGAGGGAGCTCGATCTCTTGGAAGCGTGCTGCGGCGGCGCGTTCGAATGGATCCCCCTCCTGGACGACCAGAGCGGGCAGGCCGATGGCTTCTCCTGGTGGACGACGCTGATCGGGGACGCCGCCAGCTCGGTGGCGGCGATGCTGCGACAGCACCCGGAGTGCGTGACGTACTTCGGCCACCTGGCGCACGACCTCCGCGTCGACCACCGGATTCGCGCGGCCATCGCCCAGCAGTAG
- a CDS encoding restriction endonuclease, producing the protein MATAQALRGYLLEEALAWLLRNSGYSLLTQGDKDGSELVKRRNTLHVVGRGTEHQVDALGEFPFTPAFSLPIRLFLEAKFYDKKRTCGLDIVRNAHGVISDVNQNFTYGGSSRPRRRYHYSYALFSTSGFSKNAQQFALAHQISLIDLSGDSFTWLRDHIYTLASAICAASPGQDVPNRIVNWVRTMVRLSLETPREVPGDSFALIDEGLSAPADRAIQGALNDFVQGINEHGEAELLIGFPAAPFILPLHTTNRKGFLDYASRNPTHPVRIRRTADHGDAEWIITPRNGDAASYRLTFILPQHIEDWIVGADEDGQQRRSAAVKTDFLSNITIYRMKNSALHVYQLMYESTELRRR; encoded by the coding sequence ATGGCCACCGCACAGGCACTGAGGGGTTATCTACTCGAAGAGGCTCTGGCATGGCTGCTCCGCAACAGCGGCTACAGTCTCCTGACCCAGGGAGACAAGGATGGATCCGAACTCGTCAAGAGACGGAACACGCTCCACGTCGTCGGGCGGGGAACAGAACACCAGGTCGATGCCCTCGGTGAATTCCCTTTCACTCCGGCGTTCTCATTGCCTATCCGCTTATTCCTGGAAGCGAAGTTCTACGACAAGAAGCGCACCTGCGGACTGGACATCGTCCGCAACGCGCACGGCGTTATCAGTGATGTGAACCAGAACTTCACGTATGGGGGTAGCAGCCGTCCTCGACGCCGGTACCACTACTCCTACGCCCTCTTCTCGACCAGTGGATTCAGCAAAAATGCCCAGCAGTTCGCCCTTGCACACCAAATCTCACTGATCGATCTATCGGGGGACTCATTCACATGGCTACGGGACCACATTTACACTCTGGCCTCCGCGATCTGCGCCGCGTCACCGGGGCAAGATGTCCCGAATCGGATCGTGAACTGGGTACGCACCATGGTGCGGCTGAGCCTGGAGACACCGCGGGAAGTGCCTGGCGATTCGTTTGCACTGATCGATGAGGGACTGTCGGCTCCCGCCGATCGGGCCATACAAGGCGCCCTGAATGACTTCGTCCAGGGCATCAACGAACACGGCGAGGCAGAGCTATTGATCGGCTTTCCTGCAGCGCCATTCATTCTTCCCCTGCACACCACCAACCGAAAGGGATTCCTCGACTACGCCTCCCGGAATCCAACGCACCCAGTCCGCATCAGACGCACGGCCGATCATGGTGACGCAGAGTGGATCATCACCCCCAGGAATGGTGACGCTGCCTCCTATCGCCTCACATTCATACTGCCGCAGCACATCGAGGACTGGATCGTCGGCGCTGATGAGGACGGGCAGCAACGGCGGAGTGCCGCAGTAAAGACAGACTTTCTGTCAAACATCACCATCTACCGAATGAAAAACTCAGCCCTCCACGTATATCAGCTCATGTATGAGTCAACCGAGCTTCGACGCCGCTGA
- a CDS encoding helix-turn-helix domain-containing protein, whose translation MRNQSKPTVEAAFLNVQDTAKYMGISVNTLYVWRHRRQGPPSFRMGPGGRVMYRRDLLDAWLNEQQQADSRSNPALNPLSKAPQQRERRRAV comes from the coding sequence ATGCGTAACCAGTCCAAGCCGACCGTTGAGGCTGCCTTCCTGAATGTTCAGGACACTGCGAAGTACATGGGCATCTCGGTGAACACCCTCTACGTCTGGCGTCACCGCCGGCAAGGGCCGCCCAGCTTCCGGATGGGGCCAGGCGGGAGGGTCATGTACCGCCGGGACCTGCTTGATGCGTGGCTCAACGAACAGCAGCAGGCGGACTCGCGGTCGAACCCGGCTCTCAATCCGCTGAGCAAAGCGCCGCAGCAGCGCGAACGACGCCGGGCTGTTTGA
- a CDS encoding tyrosine-type recombinase/integrase: MAGYIEDRWLKKRPNKETGKRERTALWGKCTRYRVKGIPGVRDRSFDTVADAKAWLAEAQTDTRRGDFVDARDGAISLREYVEKHWWPSQVHPAQTLESMRHRIWGQVLPQLGDLALRDIGVAELRKWSADVQRAVASSTAYVAWVYLKAIMQAAVEDKRLYRNPCKGNSSIKPPKKPERKARAWEQDRVDAVREALADRYRIMLDLGVGCGLRQGEVFGFSPGDIHGDFVHVERQILMYKSQLYFGPPKGGKERDVPLPKVLAKRLLTHQERFEPIDVTLPWLDPEEPDLAREDRRKVTVPLLVYTGRRGAINRTTWNTKAWKPALAEVGVIPPLPERQPGEKPSRVWEPSREHGFHVLRHTYASVMLEAGESIVSLAKWLGHSDPAFTLRTYTHFMPQAGARGLSAIEAWFTDSAESP; encoded by the coding sequence ATGGCGGGCTACATCGAGGACCGATGGCTCAAGAAGCGGCCGAACAAGGAGACGGGCAAGCGCGAACGCACTGCGCTATGGGGCAAGTGCACGCGTTACCGCGTCAAAGGGATACCGGGGGTCCGTGACCGGTCCTTCGATACGGTCGCGGACGCCAAGGCGTGGCTAGCCGAGGCACAGACCGACACACGCCGAGGGGATTTCGTCGATGCGCGGGACGGTGCGATCAGCCTTCGTGAGTACGTTGAGAAGCACTGGTGGCCCTCCCAGGTCCACCCTGCTCAGACGCTGGAAAGCATGAGGCACCGGATCTGGGGGCAGGTGCTGCCGCAGCTCGGAGACCTGGCGCTCAGGGACATCGGCGTCGCGGAGCTGCGCAAGTGGTCGGCCGATGTGCAGAGGGCGGTGGCGTCGAGCACGGCCTATGTCGCGTGGGTGTACCTCAAGGCGATCATGCAGGCCGCAGTCGAGGACAAGCGGCTGTACCGCAACCCGTGCAAGGGCAACAGCTCGATCAAGCCGCCGAAGAAGCCGGAGCGCAAGGCTCGCGCCTGGGAGCAGGATCGTGTCGACGCTGTACGGGAGGCACTGGCCGACCGTTACCGGATCATGCTCGACCTCGGCGTCGGATGCGGACTTCGGCAGGGTGAGGTGTTCGGCTTCAGCCCGGGTGACATCCATGGCGACTTCGTGCACGTAGAGCGGCAGATCCTCATGTACAAGTCGCAGCTTTACTTCGGCCCGCCCAAAGGTGGCAAGGAACGCGACGTACCTCTGCCGAAGGTGCTCGCGAAGCGGCTCCTCACCCACCAGGAACGCTTCGAACCGATCGACGTCACCCTGCCGTGGCTGGATCCCGAGGAACCCGACCTCGCACGCGAGGACCGACGCAAGGTGACCGTCCCGCTGCTCGTCTATACCGGGCGGCGCGGCGCGATCAACCGCACTACCTGGAACACCAAGGCATGGAAGCCCGCGCTCGCCGAAGTGGGAGTCATCCCGCCGCTGCCCGAGCGGCAGCCGGGCGAGAAGCCGTCGCGCGTATGGGAGCCGAGCCGCGAGCACGGCTTCCACGTCCTGCGCCACACGTACGCCTCGGTGATGCTCGAAGCCGGCGAGTCGATCGTCTCGCTCGCGAAGTGGCTGGGGCACTCAGACCCGGCGTTCACGCTCCGGACGTACACCCACTTCATGCCGCAGGCCGGCGCCCGGGGACTGTCCGCCATCGAGGCCTGGTTCACGGACTCGGCCGAAAGTCCCTGA
- a CDS encoding AAA family ATPase: MTEQTLASPDNSSTTSSAPDSSLRALLLARMDNSRLAPEALGLLRELLPEERAGNSGGRAGPVHLRSITAAGWRGIGPRTTLELPPGPGLVVVAGPNGSGKSSFAEAAETALTARNFRWEGKRAGDWKQGWRNLHSPDVTPEVSAELSVGERSETVTVRRTWFGAKVDEARTRVEGSDGSERKLDEVVDAGALELTRPFLPYSELGSMINGSLSDLHDAFFKLLGLDLLAELDGRVKDAHSEYDGRVKRSASLTAELLGQLSALDDPRAREAAAALSGRTPDPARVRALLEGRSPADGDELTRLRERVSLAGPDLTAVTRAVTRLREASAAAEQARFGSAEDARRLAELLEAALDHRWRSDSPDCPVCGSENRLDRTWAEHARAEVERLRTEATGVEAARRELALTVRAVQDLVQPVPASLRREASPLADLWRAWALCRDVTDAGELADRAERTAKILHEACRQVREEAGAHLAEHDEAWQPLAVRLTEWLSVAEVADTAHTRRLHAKKAREWLRPILDELRNERLRPYAERSQEIWQRLCEHSSVSLGSVTLAGTPGRGSVKLGVSVDDMDAPAYSVMSQGELHSLALALFIPRATHEASPFGFLVIDDPVQSMDPEKVEGLARVLDECARDRQVIVFTHDTRLQQAIAHLGIEATILRVTRQTDSVVGVEALTDPVEQALAEARAISLDPNLPPDVANHVLPAMCRVALEAACLETARRRLRDEQGLGLRAVEKRVECLERTKQYVSLALLGDERQSAREAVEQLRPGGWRLIEAFNSGAHGPLPTVDDRKALVARTKALATAIRRSLAVGTTSATGGTGSAR, encoded by the coding sequence ATGACCGAGCAGACCCTCGCATCTCCCGACAACTCCTCGACCACTTCGTCCGCCCCCGACTCCTCCCTCCGCGCTCTGCTCCTGGCACGCATGGACAACTCCCGCCTCGCACCCGAGGCCCTGGGATTGCTACGTGAGCTGCTGCCCGAGGAGCGGGCCGGGAACAGCGGCGGACGGGCCGGACCCGTGCATCTCCGGTCCATCACCGCGGCCGGCTGGCGCGGTATCGGTCCGCGGACCACGCTCGAACTGCCTCCGGGCCCCGGCCTGGTGGTCGTCGCCGGGCCCAACGGCTCCGGCAAGTCGAGCTTCGCCGAGGCCGCCGAGACGGCACTGACGGCCCGGAACTTCCGGTGGGAGGGCAAGCGGGCCGGGGACTGGAAGCAGGGCTGGCGCAACCTGCACAGCCCCGATGTGACCCCCGAGGTCTCCGCCGAACTCTCCGTGGGCGAGCGGAGTGAGACCGTCACCGTGCGGCGGACCTGGTTCGGAGCCAAGGTCGACGAAGCCCGCACGCGGGTCGAGGGCTCGGACGGCTCGGAACGGAAGCTGGACGAGGTCGTGGACGCCGGGGCGCTGGAGTTGACGCGGCCCTTCCTCCCGTACAGCGAACTCGGCTCGATGATCAACGGTTCGCTCAGCGACCTCCACGACGCCTTCTTCAAGCTTCTCGGGCTGGACCTGCTCGCCGAGCTCGACGGACGGGTCAAGGACGCGCACAGCGAGTACGACGGCAGGGTCAAGCGGAGCGCCTCACTGACCGCGGAACTGCTCGGCCAACTGAGCGCGTTGGATGACCCCCGGGCGCGCGAGGCCGCTGCCGCGCTGTCCGGACGTACTCCCGACCCGGCTCGGGTACGGGCCCTGTTGGAAGGTCGCTCCCCGGCCGACGGGGACGAGCTCACACGGCTGCGTGAGCGCGTCAGTCTCGCCGGCCCCGACCTGACGGCGGTCACCCGGGCCGTGACGCGGCTGCGGGAGGCGTCCGCCGCTGCGGAACAGGCACGGTTCGGCAGCGCCGAGGACGCCCGTCGGCTCGCCGAGCTCCTGGAAGCGGCGCTCGATCACCGGTGGCGGTCGGACAGCCCCGACTGCCCGGTGTGCGGCAGCGAGAACCGGCTCGACAGGACGTGGGCCGAGCATGCGCGGGCGGAGGTGGAACGGCTCCGGACCGAGGCCACGGGTGTGGAGGCGGCCCGCCGGGAACTCGCCCTCACGGTGCGGGCCGTTCAGGACCTCGTCCAGCCCGTCCCCGCCAGCCTCCGGAGGGAAGCCTCGCCGCTCGCCGACCTGTGGCGCGCGTGGGCGCTGTGCCGTGACGTCACCGACGCCGGGGAACTGGCGGACCGGGCGGAGCGCACGGCGAAGATCCTGCATGAGGCCTGCCGCCAGGTGCGCGAGGAAGCCGGAGCGCATCTCGCCGAGCACGACGAGGCCTGGCAGCCCCTCGCCGTGAGGCTCACCGAGTGGCTTTCCGTCGCCGAGGTCGCGGACACCGCACACACCCGCCGCCTGCATGCGAAGAAGGCCAGGGAGTGGCTGCGGCCGATCCTCGACGAGTTGCGGAACGAGCGGCTGAGGCCGTACGCGGAGCGCTCCCAGGAGATCTGGCAGCGGTTGTGCGAGCACAGCAGCGTGTCCCTCGGTTCGGTCACACTCGCCGGCACTCCGGGCCGGGGCAGCGTGAAGCTCGGTGTCTCCGTCGACGACATGGACGCCCCGGCCTACAGCGTGATGAGCCAGGGTGAACTGCATTCCCTCGCGCTCGCCCTGTTCATCCCGCGCGCCACGCACGAGGCCAGCCCGTTCGGCTTCCTCGTCATCGACGACCCCGTGCAGTCCATGGACCCGGAGAAGGTCGAGGGACTGGCCCGGGTACTCGACGAGTGCGCCCGCGACCGGCAGGTGATCGTCTTCACCCACGACACCCGGCTCCAGCAGGCCATTGCCCACCTAGGCATCGAGGCGACCATCCTGAGGGTCACCCGGCAAACCGACTCTGTGGTCGGCGTGGAGGCCCTCACGGACCCGGTGGAGCAGGCGCTCGCCGAGGCGCGGGCCATTTCCCTCGACCCGAACCTGCCCCCGGACGTGGCAAATCACGTGTTGCCCGCAATGTGCCGGGTCGCCTTGGAGGCCGCGTGTCTGGAGACCGCCCGGCGCAGGCTCCGTGACGAGCAGGGCCTCGGTCTGCGCGCCGTCGAGAAGCGCGTCGAGTGCCTGGAGCGCACCAAGCAGTACGTGTCGCTCGCTCTTCTCGGCGACGAGCGCCAGTCCGCGCGTGAGGCGGTCGAGCAGCTCCGTCCCGGCGGGTGGAGGCTGATCGAGGCGTTCAACTCCGGTGCGCACGGCCCTTTGCCGACGGTCGACGACCGCAAGGCGCTCGTGGCCCGGACCAAGGCCCTCGCGACGGCGATCCGCCGTAGCCTCGCTGTCGGTACGACGAGTGCCACCGGCGGCACCGGGAGCGCCCGATGA
- a CDS encoding DUF4357 domain-containing protein has translation MPKHTIVVDHEVYERLQREAKPFVDNPNTVLRRLLDLGQEAPGAARRRRSSVAPLLTAGLLMPGQRLTWRRRNLGETHTAYVTEDGYLRLEDGTICDSPSGACETVADCKINGWSVWYTDDGVSLSALRDRR, from the coding sequence ATGCCGAAGCACACGATCGTCGTGGACCATGAGGTCTACGAGCGGCTCCAAAGGGAAGCCAAGCCGTTCGTCGACAACCCCAACACCGTCCTCCGCCGACTTCTCGACCTCGGCCAGGAAGCGCCGGGGGCCGCTCGGCGCAGAAGGTCGTCGGTGGCCCCACTGCTGACGGCGGGTCTGCTGATGCCGGGGCAGCGGCTCACCTGGCGCAGGCGCAACCTCGGCGAGACCCACACGGCGTATGTGACCGAGGACGGATACCTGCGGCTTGAGGACGGGACCATATGCGACTCCCCGTCGGGGGCCTGCGAGACGGTGGCCGACTGCAAGATCAATGGCTGGAGCGTCTGGTACACCGACGACGGCGTCTCTCTGTCGGCTCTGCGTGACCGGAGATGA